In Methanobacteriaceae archaeon, the following are encoded in one genomic region:
- a CDS encoding DUF2283 domain-containing protein: MKAHNSFEVNYNYDGEVDALFIHLKKDFSYATSVELNENVILDFDSNSLPVALEILNASKILKTTKFSLRNIQQIRMRVNVDCRSISLKLNLTVAIHHMNQTQKVNTFTSNDIGIPSMHKELVTA; encoded by the coding sequence ATGAAAGCCCATAATTCTTTTGAAGTAAATTATAACTATGATGGAGAGGTAGATGCACTATTTATTCATCTTAAAAAAGATTTCTCTTATGCTACTTCTGTTGAATTAAATGAAAATGTGATTCTTGATTTTGATTCAAACAGCCTTCCTGTTGCACTGGAAATATTAAATGCTTCTAAAATTCTAAAAACCACAAAATTTTCCTTGAGAAATATTCAGCAAATAAGAATGAGAGTAAATGTTGATTGTAGGTCCATCAGTCTCAAATTAAATCTTACTGTAGCGATTCATCATATGAATCAGACTCAGAAGGTTAACACCTTTACTTCTAATGATATTGGCATTCCTTCTATGCACAAAGAGTTAGTAACTGCATAG